In one window of Oncorhynchus gorbuscha isolate QuinsamMale2020 ecotype Even-year linkage group LG23, OgorEven_v1.0, whole genome shotgun sequence DNA:
- the rnf4 gene encoding RING finger protein 4: MSSTTQRKRRTGAPSSSRRTAKSSRVTTTMPLRAAAAAETIAVLENSRTSSEEVVDLTCEGSESTVVDLTNNDSVVVVDEGLQGRRGLGRESYVLSSDEEGDTNGSLSADLLSSLQASSRARSTPGTVSCPVCMDSYAEIIESGRLVVSTKCGHLFCSQCLRDSLSRSHTCPTCRKKLTHRQYHPIYI; the protein is encoded by the exons ATGAGCAGTACA acacagaggaagagaaggactgGAGCCCCCTCAAGTTCCAGACGCACAGCCAAGAGTAGCAGAGTCACCACCACTATGCCACTTCGTGCAGCAGCCGCTGCTGAGACCATTGCTGTGCTGGAGAACAGTAGGACTAGCA GTGAGGAGGTGGTGGACTTGACATGTGAAGGTTCTGAGTCAACTGTGGTTGACTTGACCAACAATGATTCTGTGGTG GTTGTCGATGAAG GGCTTCAGGGCAGACGTGGACTTGGCCGTGAGAGTTACGTGCTGAGCAGTGATGAGGAGGGGGATACCAATGGGAGCCTCAGTGCTGACCTTCTATCTTCTCTACAGGCCAGCAGTAGAGCCAG GTCTACGCCAGGTACAGTCAGCTGCCCAGTGTGTATGGACTCCTATGCTGAG ATCATTGAAAGTGGCAGACTAGTGGTCTCTACAAAATGTGGTCACCTTTTCTGCAGTCAGTGCCTCCGTGACTCACTGTCGAGATCCCACACTTGCCCAACCTGCAGAAAGAAACTGACCCACAGGCAATACCACCCCATATACATCTGA